From one Candidatus Zixiibacteriota bacterium genomic stretch:
- the rnpA gene encoding ribonuclease P protein component yields the protein MMKKEGFPKSLKIKNKKEWDEVIKKGERSFTHNLLLLRLKTAEKGNKFGITLSSALKGAVKRNRIKRVLREILRRNKDRFLPGEKVILIYRSKVTEISYHEILNEFSGLF from the coding sequence ATGATGAAAAAGGAGGGGTTTCCCAAATCCCTGAAAATTAAAAACAAAAAAGAATGGGATGAGGTGATCAAAAAGGGGGAAAGATCTTTCACACACAATCTGCTCTTATTGCGCCTGAAAACTGCAGAGAAGGGAAATAAGTTCGGTATAACCTTGAGCTCTGCCCTGAAAGGAGCAGTGAAAAGGAACCGGATAAAAAGAGTCTTAAGGGAGATACTTAGAAGAAATAAGGACAGATTTCTTCCCGGGGAGAAAGTAATCCTCATCTACAGATCTAAAGTGACAGAGATAAGTTACCATGAAATTTTAAATGAATTTTCCGGACTTTTTTAA
- the yidD gene encoding membrane protein insertion efficiency factor YidD, whose translation MYKIFILLIRIYQNTLGMVFPPSCRFFPSCSEYSIQAFKTFGVFKGTWLSVNRVLRCNPFNPGGYDPLLKSHSHKHSKSLQEKIIG comes from the coding sequence ATGTATAAAATCTTCATTTTACTAATCAGGATTTATCAAAACACCCTGGGAATGGTTTTTCCTCCGAGCTGCAGGTTTTTCCCTTCCTGCTCAGAATATTCAATTCAGGCTTTTAAAACTTTCGGGGTTTTTAAAGGGACCTGGCTTTCCGTAAACAGAGTTTTAAGATGTAACCCTTTTAATCCTGGAGGATATGACCCTCTGTTAAAGAGTCACTCGCATAAACATAGTAAATCTTTACAGGAGAAAATAATTGGATAA
- a CDS encoding 50S ribosomal protein L34 has product KRVRDHGFRKRSKTKGGKRVLKRRRTKKRKRLTVKIKGK; this is encoded by the coding sequence TCAAAAGGGTGAGGGACCACGGTTTCAGAAAAAGGAGCAAGACCAAAGGAGGCAAAAGGGTCTTAAAACGCAGAAGAACGAAAAAAAGAAAAAGATTGACCGTGAAGATCAAAGGGAAATGA